In one window of Poriferisphaera corsica DNA:
- a CDS encoding peptidoglycan recognition protein family protein, translating to MIVPDKRTLTVLASLVIGMTIISGLLLVLEPRPLAPLGDVTLMSTEVDVQPEERLFSKEAERQWDRIVIHDTRASDGSADSLNAIDAELGKGGLAYHFVVNNGSEKQDGLIEIGYRWQRQESGAYFDIDDTMTEAVKVNNREFNDFGIGIAVVGDLDRKPLTDKQMSELIWLVRQLQKQYRIPQDRVFVQVGSGQFSNTSLFREVHFRQQLFKLIP from the coding sequence TTGATCGTACCTGATAAAAGAACTTTGACCGTTTTGGCTTCGCTGGTTATTGGCATGACAATTATCAGCGGCTTGTTATTGGTACTTGAGCCACGACCGCTTGCACCACTCGGTGACGTAACACTTATGTCCACCGAAGTTGATGTGCAGCCTGAAGAACGTCTCTTTTCCAAAGAGGCTGAACGTCAGTGGGATCGCATAGTTATCCATGACACGCGTGCCAGCGACGGTTCAGCAGATTCATTGAACGCAATTGATGCTGAACTAGGAAAAGGTGGCCTTGCGTATCATTTCGTCGTCAATAACGGCTCCGAAAAGCAAGATGGCCTTATTGAAATTGGCTACCGTTGGCAACGCCAGGAAAGCGGTGCTTACTTCGATATCGATGACACCATGACCGAAGCAGTCAAGGTGAACAATCGTGAATTCAACGATTTCGGCATCGGCATTGCAGTCGTTGGTGATCTTGATCGTAAGCCGCTTACAGACAAACAAATGAGCGAGCTCATCTGGCTCGTTCGTCAATTGCAAAAGCAATACCGTATTCCTCAGGATCGCGTGTTCGTTCAAGTAGGCTCCGGCCAATTCTCGAACACATCATTATTCAGAGAAGTACATTTTCGCCAGCAGTTGTTTAAGCTGATTCCATGA
- a CDS encoding proline--tRNA ligase, translating into MPTMWSNTLIPTSRQDPSDAEVPSHKLMIRAGILRRLGSGSYDYLPLGVRSLHKAMNIVRHEMDAIGAAEVFLPSLQPIELWEKTGRREAYGDNLFVVKDRHGREQALGPTHEEVITELASAYLTSYKDLPKTLYQIQTKFRDEFRPRFGILRSREFQMKDSYSFHITMDGEGGLNEAYDKHYQAYCRIFESCGLPYMPVEAEAGPIGGNASHEFMAPSPTGEDIILKSDKGNYAANVEKAEIGTREANFTAEPTATLETINTPNCPGIAEVVSLLGITDADMLKTLVFEASVKSEEDLEAEQQYEAQYTPAPREFVPDRFFVIAVVRGDHEVNEAKLLQAVKQQINPKIEAVALIEEHEAQRQEFAIGYVGPQRAVNAPLTRLIVDYDAAQPNTNPSGWVTGANQKDHHVKHFDWQRDVVSQLNKERAPIAADIRNARTGDPSPKNDGGVLEETRGIELGHIFKLGTKYSQALGATVLDDKNKHIPMLMGCYGVGVNRILAAAIECNQGHDENGIIWPAAIAPYKIVITPIKYAGEAAEAANKLANDLEAQGIDVLIDDRKERPGVKFKDADLIGIPVRIVVGDKGLANGEIEIKLRNGTNGPKGENIKLDTAIETIAKKLKSL; encoded by the coding sequence ATGCCCACCATGTGGTCAAATACGCTGATCCCCACCTCTCGTCAGGATCCTTCTGATGCAGAAGTACCATCACATAAACTCATGATCCGTGCAGGCATCCTCCGCCGCCTCGGTTCAGGGTCCTATGACTATCTCCCGCTTGGTGTTCGCTCACTTCATAAAGCGATGAATATCGTCCGGCATGAAATGGATGCGATTGGTGCAGCTGAAGTCTTCCTGCCATCCTTACAACCCATTGAACTTTGGGAAAAAACTGGACGCCGCGAAGCGTATGGCGACAATCTTTTCGTCGTAAAAGATCGTCATGGCCGGGAACAAGCATTGGGTCCGACACACGAGGAAGTGATTACCGAACTCGCTTCAGCATACCTCACGTCTTACAAAGATTTACCCAAGACGCTGTACCAGATCCAGACCAAATTCCGCGATGAATTCCGTCCACGCTTTGGCATACTACGTTCACGCGAATTCCAGATGAAGGACTCGTATTCTTTCCATATCACGATGGATGGCGAAGGCGGTTTAAATGAAGCTTACGACAAACACTATCAAGCATACTGCCGTATCTTCGAATCATGCGGCCTGCCCTACATGCCTGTCGAAGCTGAAGCCGGTCCAATCGGCGGCAACGCATCACATGAATTCATGGCACCTTCACCAACCGGCGAAGACATTATCCTAAAGTCAGACAAGGGCAACTATGCCGCGAACGTAGAGAAAGCTGAAATCGGAACACGAGAAGCTAACTTTACTGCTGAACCAACAGCAACTCTCGAAACCATCAACACGCCTAATTGCCCCGGCATTGCAGAGGTTGTCAGCCTTCTTGGCATCACCGATGCGGACATGCTCAAGACACTCGTATTTGAAGCTTCAGTCAAATCAGAAGAGGATCTTGAAGCTGAGCAACAATACGAGGCGCAGTACACACCTGCCCCACGTGAGTTTGTCCCCGATCGTTTCTTTGTAATCGCTGTCGTTCGCGGCGACCATGAAGTGAACGAAGCAAAACTACTTCAAGCGGTCAAGCAGCAGATCAATCCAAAGATTGAAGCTGTCGCGCTCATCGAAGAACACGAGGCGCAGCGACAAGAGTTCGCGATTGGTTATGTTGGCCCACAACGCGCCGTCAATGCGCCACTCACGCGTCTAATCGTTGATTACGATGCGGCACAACCCAACACCAACCCATCCGGCTGGGTAACAGGTGCAAACCAAAAAGATCATCACGTCAAACATTTTGATTGGCAACGCGATGTAGTTTCACAGCTCAACAAAGAACGCGCACCGATTGCTGCGGACATCCGCAATGCTCGTACTGGCGACCCATCTCCAAAAAACGATGGCGGTGTTCTTGAAGAAACACGTGGTATCGAATTGGGCCATATCTTCAAGCTCGGCACCAAGTATTCGCAAGCACTCGGCGCAACCGTACTTGATGATAAGAACAAGCATATCCCCATGCTGATGGGCTGCTATGGCGTTGGTGTCAACCGAATCCTCGCTGCCGCAATCGAATGTAATCAAGGCCACGACGAAAACGGCATCATTTGGCCTGCAGCTATAGCTCCGTACAAAATCGTCATTACGCCGATCAAATATGCGGGTGAAGCTGCAGAAGCAGCCAACAAACTCGCCAATGATCTCGAGGCGCAAGGGATTGATGTACTGATCGACGACCGCAAGGAGCGCCCCGGCGTCAAGTTCAAAGACGCAGACCTCATCGGCATCCCCGTTCGCATCGTTGTCGGTGACAAAGGTCTTGCCAATGGCGAGATCGAAATCAAGTTACGCAACGGCACAAACGGCCCCAAAGGTGAGAATATCAAGCTTGATACCGCAATCGAAACGATTGCTAAGAAACTCAAATCACTCTAA
- a CDS encoding CCA tRNA nucleotidyltransferase, translating to MTDPNAQADSSPNHNDDTLKRAATSIVQTLQDAGHTAYFAGGCVRDTLLGFTPKDYDIATDAKPEIVRKLFSRSRYVGESFGVVLVYINHQPLEVATFRKEWGYTDGRRPDEVAFTDAEHDAQRRDFTINGLFSNPLDLDQNNQPTIIDFIGGIKDLDNQLIRAIGNPDERFAEDYLRMLRAVRFAARFDFPLEINTANAIITNAPNLKEISRERIGQELRLMLTGQRPALAAKLIQDLKLDNPILGEPHKPAKLITLSSLKANPPYPVALAAWLLDRLAPTRSTDAPISLQTATMLINNETIRPILKRIRKSLCLSNEDRDVLQAILLDLSKVWDWASLTPAHRKRLLATPHWNLTHQLAYAIQPDAFMQNLDKAAEQLRNDPIGLTPDPLITGDDLIAEDFTPSPSFRIVLDKVYDAQLEGLITTREQAIQLAHCLYF from the coding sequence ATGACAGATCCAAACGCACAAGCCGATTCCTCTCCCAATCACAATGATGACACGCTCAAGCGTGCCGCCACATCCATCGTCCAGACACTCCAAGACGCCGGCCACACCGCGTACTTCGCCGGCGGATGCGTCCGTGATACCCTCCTCGGTTTTACGCCCAAAGATTACGATATCGCCACCGATGCGAAACCCGAAATCGTTCGCAAACTCTTCTCCCGCTCACGCTATGTCGGCGAATCCTTCGGCGTCGTCCTTGTCTACATCAACCATCAGCCGCTCGAAGTCGCAACCTTCCGCAAGGAGTGGGGCTACACCGATGGCCGCCGCCCAGATGAAGTTGCCTTTACCGATGCCGAGCATGACGCCCAACGTCGCGACTTCACCATCAACGGCCTCTTCTCCAATCCACTTGACCTTGATCAAAATAATCAACCCACCATCATCGACTTCATCGGCGGCATCAAAGATCTCGACAACCAGCTCATCCGCGCCATAGGCAACCCCGACGAACGATTTGCTGAAGATTACCTTCGCATGCTTCGCGCGGTTCGCTTCGCAGCTCGTTTCGATTTTCCACTTGAAATCAACACCGCAAATGCCATTATCACTAACGCTCCAAACCTCAAGGAGATCTCACGCGAACGCATTGGCCAAGAGTTGCGACTCATGCTCACCGGCCAGCGTCCAGCCCTCGCCGCCAAACTGATCCAAGACCTCAAACTCGACAACCCCATCCTTGGCGAACCCCATAAACCCGCCAAGCTCATCACACTCAGCAGCCTCAAAGCCAACCCGCCCTACCCTGTTGCACTCGCAGCTTGGCTGCTTGATCGCCTCGCACCAACACGCTCAACCGACGCCCCAATCTCACTCCAAACCGCAACAATGCTGATCAACAACGAAACGATCCGGCCCATACTCAAACGTATCCGTAAATCACTCTGCCTATCAAATGAAGACCGTGACGTACTCCAAGCAATTCTTCTTGATCTATCTAAGGTCTGGGATTGGGCATCACTCACCCCAGCCCACCGCAAACGATTGCTAGCCACGCCACACTGGAATCTCACACACCAACTCGCCTACGCGATCCAGCCAGATGCATTTATGCAGAACCTCGACAAAGCAGCCGAACAATTGCGTAACGACCCCATCGGACTCACTCCTGACCCACTCATTACCGGCGACGACCTCATTGCAGAAGATTTTACCCCCAGCCCCAGCTTTCGTATCGTGCTGGATAAAGTCTACGACGCACAGCTAGAAGGGCTCATCACAACCCGTGAACAGGCGATCCAACTGGCACACTGTCTTTACTTCTAA
- a CDS encoding DedA family protein, producing MEELIQQFASQAPYLIIIGVILLSGFGAPIPEDLPIMLGGYLCGKTDPTASAYIMLPALFISIVGADCIVFFLGRKYGHHVPKLPLLRRYLTEKRLKKTEASLNKHGGKFIFVARFLPGMRAPAFFTAGIFKLPYWKFLFYDGTAALLSVPFFFFVAYFLADQFDKAKAWAAEVQIVAIFAIIGLIALFVLAKWGFKKLLTRSGVYDS from the coding sequence ATGGAAGAACTGATTCAGCAATTCGCCTCACAGGCACCGTATCTCATCATCATTGGAGTCATCCTCCTCTCGGGATTTGGCGCACCTATCCCCGAAGACCTCCCAATCATGCTCGGCGGCTACCTCTGCGGCAAAACCGACCCCACCGCCTCTGCATACATCATGCTCCCCGCTCTCTTTATCTCCATTGTCGGCGCAGATTGCATCGTCTTCTTCCTCGGCCGTAAATATGGCCACCACGTCCCCAAACTGCCCCTGCTCCGCAGATATCTCACCGAAAAACGCCTCAAAAAAACCGAAGCCTCGCTCAACAAGCACGGCGGCAAATTCATCTTCGTCGCTCGCTTCCTCCCCGGCATGCGTGCACCCGCTTTCTTCACCGCCGGCATATTCAAGCTACCTTATTGGAAATTCCTTTTCTACGATGGCACCGCCGCTCTGCTCTCCGTCCCGTTCTTTTTCTTCGTTGCCTACTTCTTAGCAGATCAATTCGACAAAGCCAAAGCCTGGGCCGCGGAGGTCCAAATCGTCGCCATTTTTGCCATCATCGGACTTATCGCTCTCTTCGTGCTCGCCAAGTGGGGTTTCAAGAAACTCCTCACCCGCTCCGGGGTGTATGATTCCTGA
- a CDS encoding YggS family pyridoxal phosphate-dependent enzyme: MTTENMITPTNLRDAYDSINERIHNAAAKSGRRGSDIIMVAVTKNATPDQIRTLVEMGHADLGESRVQQLAQRAPQLNEFLARKKTLARAAPQSALGVPDNVRWHMIGHLQRNKVKQVAPLVTLIHSVDSLRLAEEVHNFAVRTDRIIDILIQVNASGEEQKFGVAAPAVSHLAEQIDTMMHLRFRGLMTMAPLSDNPEDARPTFARTADIFNDLRKDKIGGPDCNVLSMGMSKDFEIAIEEGANVVRIGTALFGSNPMPEDD; the protein is encoded by the coding sequence ATGACGACTGAAAACATGATCACACCGACAAACCTGCGGGATGCATACGACAGCATCAATGAACGGATACATAACGCCGCGGCCAAATCAGGACGACGCGGCAGTGATATCATCATGGTCGCTGTCACTAAGAATGCTACCCCAGACCAAATCCGTACCCTCGTTGAAATGGGGCATGCCGATCTCGGCGAATCTCGCGTTCAACAGCTCGCGCAACGCGCTCCACAACTCAACGAATTCCTCGCACGCAAGAAAACCCTTGCCCGTGCCGCCCCACAATCCGCACTCGGCGTCCCCGATAACGTCCGCTGGCACATGATCGGCCACCTACAACGCAATAAAGTCAAGCAAGTAGCACCACTTGTCACACTTATCCATTCTGTCGATTCACTCCGCCTCGCTGAGGAAGTTCACAACTTCGCAGTACGCACGGATCGCATCATCGACATCCTCATCCAAGTCAACGCCTCCGGTGAAGAGCAAAAATTTGGCGTTGCGGCTCCCGCAGTCAGCCATCTTGCCGAGCAAATCGACACCATGATGCACCTCCGTTTTCGCGGTCTCATGACCATGGCACCCCTTTCTGACAACCCAGAAGATGCTCGCCCCACATTCGCTCGCACCGCTGATATCTTCAACGACCTCCGCAAAGACAAAATCGGCGGCCCAGACTGCAATGTCCTCTCTATGGGTATGTCCAAGGACTTCGAAATTGCCATTGAAGAAGGTGCAAACGTCGTTCGCATCGGAACCGCCCTCTTCGGCTCAAATCCCATGCCTGAAGACGATTAA
- a CDS encoding glycoside hydrolase family 130 protein — MLSQSQVKVIRRPDKFHSDDARVITRFFVIGGEHRIHSLIARILPLNEPEVKILLQQTFDQFADRHKDIKSAFRRHFGYVRQYLDHPDEISENKQLLIGSYFTMEYSIESAALFNPSIVLHPDQSGMLPHEARFIMSLRATGEGHVSSIVFRTGKICCDGHVEFDPPGRFTSKLRTNEDQTFQKHLFFLKLIEMAAYSDTARVILDELPDYFTLHHLDQKISEVRTRHDRPEPFDETAENMHWLARSNYHLFVPPETDPSEIVIFPTSENESRGIEDVRLTRFIDDDGTLTYYGTYTAYNGYRILPQLLETHNFTDISIHTLNGKYVQNKGMALFPRRIDGFYHMISRLDGENMFLMKSDNVHFWNEAVKLQTPRYPWEFVQIGNCGPPIETAEGWLLLTHGVGPMRRYCIGASLLDLENPSKIIAHTPQPIMVPADNERDGYVPNVVYSCGALVHDNHLIVPYAMSDSASSVATIKLSELLSYMRQSSPLCPLPNNGEFEHHDSDTQL; from the coding sequence ATGCTCAGTCAAAGCCAAGTCAAAGTCATCCGTCGACCTGACAAATTCCACTCCGACGACGCCCGCGTCATTACACGCTTCTTCGTCATCGGCGGCGAGCATCGCATCCACTCACTCATCGCACGCATACTCCCCCTCAACGAGCCCGAGGTCAAGATCCTCCTCCAACAAACCTTTGATCAATTCGCCGATCGTCATAAAGACATCAAATCCGCATTCCGCAGGCATTTCGGCTATGTTCGCCAATACCTCGATCACCCCGATGAAATCTCAGAAAATAAACAGCTCCTCATCGGCTCGTACTTCACCATGGAGTACTCCATCGAATCAGCTGCCCTCTTCAACCCTTCCATCGTCCTCCACCCCGACCAGTCCGGCATGCTCCCCCATGAAGCTCGCTTCATCATGTCACTCCGCGCCACCGGCGAAGGTCACGTCTCCTCCATCGTCTTTCGAACAGGCAAAATCTGCTGTGATGGACACGTCGAATTCGACCCTCCCGGCCGATTCACCTCAAAACTCCGCACGAACGAAGACCAAACCTTCCAAAAGCACCTCTTCTTCCTCAAGCTCATTGAAATGGCAGCATACTCCGATACCGCTCGCGTCATCCTCGACGAACTTCCCGATTACTTCACACTTCATCACCTTGATCAAAAAATCTCCGAAGTCCGCACCAGACACGACCGCCCCGAGCCTTTCGATGAAACCGCTGAAAACATGCACTGGCTCGCTCGATCCAACTACCACCTCTTCGTTCCACCTGAAACAGATCCTTCCGAGATCGTCATCTTCCCGACCTCAGAAAATGAATCTCGCGGCATCGAAGACGTTCGACTCACACGCTTCATCGATGACGACGGCACACTCACCTACTACGGAACCTATACCGCATACAACGGCTACCGCATCCTCCCCCAACTCCTTGAAACACACAACTTCACGGACATCTCCATCCACACCCTCAACGGCAAGTATGTCCAAAACAAAGGCATGGCCCTCTTCCCCCGACGTATCGACGGCTTCTATCACATGATTAGCCGACTCGACGGCGAAAACATGTTCCTCATGAAATCAGACAACGTCCACTTCTGGAACGAAGCCGTCAAACTCCAAACCCCCCGCTACCCCTGGGAATTTGTCCAAATCGGAAACTGTGGCCCCCCCATCGAAACAGCCGAAGGCTGGCTCCTCCTAACCCACGGTGTAGGCCCCATGCGACGCTACTGCATCGGCGCATCTCTACTTGACCTAGAAAACCCGTCAAAAATCATCGCCCACACCCCACAACCTATCATGGTTCCTGCCGACAACGAACGCGATGGCTACGTCCCCAACGTTGTCTATTCCTGCGGCGCACTCGTACACGACAACCATCTCATCGTCCCGTACGCCATGTCCGACTCCGCCTCCTCCGTCGCCACTATCAAGCTCTCCGAACTGCTCAGCTACATGCGTCAATCCTCTCCCCTCTGCCCTCTCCCCAACAATGGTGAATTCGAACACCACGATTCTGACACACAACTCTAA
- the priA gene encoding replication restart helicase PriA: MSETLFGNDLGDGTKKRAAKVDASGGYVVVALERGGDAAGGGLTYAVGKEFKEGDGLCEGDRVMVPLGRANKKVWGYVVGVLGEEDLDAKLKGKVKGVIAKDEGRIRLTADLVELAKWISVYYCSPLGMVFAAMLPAAVKQKTGTKQVQVVRLSDAWLKLNPEEQHKKKLTKLQKAIVSKAGELSCREDTPQVGTRGLDRCADSNGERNKDDDTQQGEDWVEVKELAYAAGAKTSGPVKKLVQMGVLEVKLQSMVRSRGDLVQQAREEALAGNFGVVKPSLSQCQSDALEQLTGKLDEFAVNVLHGVTGSGKTEVYLRLIEEVLKKDERAGVIILVPEIALTPQTVGRFVGRFDGVAVLHSGLTAAQRHEQWRRIYEGEAHIVVGARSAVFAPVRDLKLILVDEEHEGSYKQDQVPRYHARDVAVKRGQLCGSNVVLGSATPSVESFYNAVKRGVYGVVSMAERVPGMKLPRVEIVDMVEERRERRGIHLLSQRLEKGIEAVVRDGGQVMLLLNRRGYANYIACPDQKCGWLMSCKYCDVSMVYHKHRQVVGGVVKCHHCGAEQLLPAICPDCGKRVTTFGLGTQRVEEELSKKFPDFTAVRMDSDTMRTGQDYQETLDGFRRGDVDILLGTQMIAKGLDFPKVRLVGVISGDTSLNMPDFRAGERTFQLIAQVCGRAGRSEKPGFAVVQTFNGDDPIIQMAAEHDYVAFAKREIEIREEVGHPPVRRMVRVVVRNKNHGKGEEHARELFEQLVRCNDTIGAGVNVLQQMPCSISRIAEYYRFEIELIADKPGQLQKLMGVMRGNKLLLSDMHTAVDVDPVVML; this comes from the coding sequence ATGAGTGAGACTTTGTTTGGCAATGATTTGGGTGATGGGACGAAGAAGCGGGCTGCGAAAGTTGATGCGAGTGGTGGTTATGTTGTGGTTGCACTGGAGCGGGGTGGTGATGCGGCGGGGGGCGGGCTGACGTATGCAGTGGGGAAAGAATTTAAGGAGGGTGATGGGTTATGTGAGGGGGATCGGGTGATGGTGCCTTTAGGAAGGGCGAATAAGAAGGTGTGGGGTTATGTGGTGGGCGTGCTGGGTGAAGAAGATTTGGATGCGAAACTTAAGGGGAAGGTGAAGGGAGTGATTGCGAAGGATGAGGGAAGGATACGGTTGACGGCGGATTTGGTGGAGCTGGCGAAGTGGATCAGTGTTTATTATTGCAGTCCTTTGGGGATGGTTTTTGCGGCGATGCTGCCTGCGGCAGTGAAGCAGAAGACGGGGACGAAGCAGGTGCAGGTGGTGCGGCTGAGTGATGCGTGGTTGAAGCTTAATCCTGAAGAGCAGCATAAGAAAAAGTTAACGAAATTGCAGAAGGCGATTGTGAGTAAGGCGGGGGAATTGAGTTGCAGAGAAGATACCCCACAGGTTGGAACCCGTGGGCTTGATCGATGCGCGGATTCAAATGGTGAGCGTAATAAGGATGATGATACGCAACAGGGGGAGGATTGGGTTGAGGTGAAGGAGTTGGCTTATGCGGCGGGGGCGAAGACGAGTGGGCCGGTGAAGAAGCTGGTGCAGATGGGGGTGCTTGAGGTTAAATTGCAGTCGATGGTTAGATCGCGAGGGGATTTGGTGCAGCAGGCGAGGGAGGAGGCGCTGGCGGGCAATTTTGGTGTTGTTAAACCATCGCTTAGTCAGTGTCAGTCGGATGCACTGGAGCAGTTGACGGGTAAGTTGGATGAGTTTGCGGTGAACGTTTTGCATGGCGTGACGGGGAGCGGGAAGACGGAAGTTTATTTGCGGTTGATTGAAGAAGTTTTGAAGAAGGATGAAAGGGCGGGAGTCATCATTCTTGTGCCAGAGATTGCGCTGACGCCACAGACGGTGGGACGGTTTGTGGGGCGGTTTGATGGTGTGGCAGTGCTGCATTCAGGTTTGACGGCGGCGCAGCGGCATGAGCAGTGGCGGCGGATTTATGAGGGAGAGGCTCATATTGTGGTGGGTGCGCGGAGTGCGGTGTTTGCGCCGGTGCGTGATTTGAAGTTGATATTGGTAGATGAGGAGCATGAGGGGAGTTACAAGCAGGATCAGGTGCCGCGATACCATGCGCGGGACGTTGCGGTGAAACGGGGGCAATTGTGCGGGTCTAATGTGGTATTAGGCAGCGCGACGCCGAGTGTTGAGAGTTTTTATAATGCGGTGAAACGTGGGGTGTATGGTGTGGTGAGTATGGCAGAGCGTGTTCCAGGGATGAAGCTGCCGCGGGTTGAGATTGTGGATATGGTGGAGGAGCGAAGAGAGCGGCGGGGGATTCATCTGCTGAGTCAGCGATTGGAGAAGGGAATTGAAGCGGTGGTGAGGGATGGGGGGCAGGTGATGTTGCTTTTGAATCGAAGGGGGTATGCGAATTATATCGCGTGCCCGGATCAGAAGTGCGGTTGGCTGATGAGTTGCAAGTATTGTGATGTATCGATGGTCTATCACAAGCATAGGCAGGTTGTTGGGGGAGTGGTGAAGTGCCATCATTGTGGGGCAGAGCAGCTACTCCCGGCGATATGCCCGGATTGTGGGAAGCGGGTGACAACGTTTGGGCTTGGAACGCAGCGGGTTGAGGAAGAGTTGAGCAAAAAATTTCCAGACTTTACAGCGGTCCGGATGGATTCGGACACGATGCGGACAGGGCAGGATTACCAGGAGACTTTAGACGGGTTCAGGCGAGGGGATGTGGATATTTTGCTTGGAACGCAGATGATTGCGAAGGGTTTGGATTTTCCGAAGGTGAGATTAGTGGGTGTGATTAGTGGTGATACATCGTTGAACATGCCAGACTTTCGTGCGGGGGAACGGACGTTTCAGTTGATTGCGCAGGTTTGTGGGAGAGCAGGGCGGAGTGAGAAGCCAGGGTTTGCGGTGGTGCAGACGTTTAATGGGGATGATCCGATTATTCAGATGGCTGCGGAGCATGATTATGTTGCTTTTGCTAAGCGCGAGATAGAGATCAGGGAAGAGGTGGGGCATCCGCCGGTGAGGCGAATGGTGCGGGTTGTGGTGAGGAACAAAAATCATGGGAAGGGTGAGGAGCATGCGAGAGAGCTGTTTGAACAGTTGGTGAGATGTAATGATACGATTGGGGCTGGTGTGAATGTGTTGCAGCAGATGCCATGTTCTATTTCACGGATAGCTGAGTATTACCGGTTTGAAATAGAATTGATTGCGGATAAGCCGGGGCAGTTGCAGAAGTTGATGGGTGTGATGCGGGGGAATAAGTTGTTGCTTTCAGATATGCATACGGCGGTGGATGTTGATCCGGTGGTGATGCTGTAG